In Phyllostomus discolor isolate MPI-MPIP mPhyDis1 chromosome 3, mPhyDis1.pri.v3, whole genome shotgun sequence, a single genomic region encodes these proteins:
- the RNF20 gene encoding E3 ubiquitin-protein ligase BRE1A isoform X2, with product MLDQRQSIEDELREHIEKLERRQATDDASLLIVNRYWSQFDENIRIILKRYDLEQSLGDLLTERKALVVPEPEPDSDSNQERKDDRDRGEGQEPAFSFLATLASSSSEEIESQLQERVESSRRAVSQIVTVYDKLWEKVELLSRRLNGGDNLIVEEAVQELNSFLTQENMRLQELTDLLQEKHHTMSQEFSKLQSKVETAESRVSVLESMIDDLQWDIDKIRKREQRLNRHLAEVLERVNSKGYKVYGAGSSLYGGTITINARKFEEMNAELEENKELAQNRHCELEKLRQDFDEVTAQNEKLKVELRSAVEEVVKETPEYRCMQSQFSVLYNESLQLKAHLDEARTLLHGTRGTHQRQVELIERDEVSLHKKLRTEVIQLEDTLAQVRKEYEMLRIEFEQTLAANEQAGPINREMRHLISSLQNHNHQLKGEVLRYKRKLREAQSDLNKTRLRSGSALLQSQSSTEDPKDEPAEVKPDPEDSSAQASAAKAPQEEVNEMKSKRDEEERERERREKEREREREREKEKEREREKQKLKESEKERDSAKEKEKGKHDDVRKKEAEIIKQLKIELKKAQESQKEMKLLLDMYRSAPKEQRDKVQLMAAEKKSKAELEDLRQRLKDLEDKEKKENKKMADEDALRKIRAVEEQIEYLQKKLAMAKQEEEALLSEMDVTGQAFEDMQEQNIRLMQQLREKDDANFKLMSERIKSNQIHKLLKEEKEELADQVLTLKTQVDAQLQVVRKLEEKEHLLQSNIGTGEKELGLRTQALEMNKRKAMEAAQLADDLKAQLELAQKKLHDFQDEIVENSVTKEKDMFNFKRAQEDISRLRRKLETTKKPDNVPKCDEILMEEIKDYKARLTCPCCNMRKKDAVLTKCFHVFCFECVKTRYDTRQRKCPKCNAAFGANDFHRIYIG from the exons ATGCTGGATCAGCGGCAGAGCATCGAGGACGAGCTCCGGGAGCATATCGAGAAGCTGGAACGGAGACAGGCCACTGACGATGCCTCGCTGCTCATTGTCAACCGCTACTGGAGTCAG TTTGATGAGAACATCCGTATCATCCTGAAACGGTACGACCTGGAGCAGAGTCTGGGGGACCTGCTCACGGAGCGGAAAGCGCTGGTCGTGCCAGAGCCCGAACCGGACTCGGACAGCAATCAGGAGCGGAAGGACGACCGGGACAGAG GGGAAGGACAAGAGCCAGCTTTCTCTTTCCTTGCTACTTTGGCCAGCAGTTCCAGTGAAGAAATAGAATCTCAGCTGCAGGAGCGGGTGGAGTCCTCCCGCCGGGCCGTGTCCCAGATCGTGACTGTGTACGATAAGCTTTGGGAGAAAGTGGAGCTCCTGTCCCGGAGGCTCAACGGCGGAG ATAATCTGATAGTGGAGGAGGCAGTGCAGGAGCTGAATTCCTTCCTCACGCAGGAGAATATGAGGCTGCAGGAATTGACAGACCTCCTTCAGGAGAAGCATCACACCATGTCTCAGGAG TTCTCCAAGTTGCAGAGTAAAGTGGAGACAGCCGAGTCACGAGTGTCTGTCCTAGAGTCCATGATTGACGACCTGCAGTGGGATATTGACAAAATTCGAAAGAGGGAACAGCGACTCAACCGACACTTAGCAGAAGTCCTAGAACGG GTGAATTCAAAAGGGTACAAGGTCTATGGAGCAGGGAGCAGTCTCTATGGCGGCACGATCACCATCAATGCGCGGAAG TTTGAGGAGATGAACGCGGAGCTTGAGGAGAACAAAGAGTTGGCTCAGAACCGCCACTGTGAGCTGGAGAAGCTGCGGCAAGACTTTGACGAGGTCACGGCACAAAACGAGAAGCTGAAG GTGGAATTGCGGAGCGCAGTGGAGGAAGTGGTTAAGGAAACCCCGGAATATCGCTGCATGCAGTCCCAGTTCTCTGTCCTCTACAACGAGAGCCTGCAGTTGAAAGCGCACTTGGATGAGGCTCGGACCCTGCTCCATGGCACCAGGGGGACCCACCAGCGCCAGGTGGAGCTCATTGAG CGAGATGAAGTTAGTCTTCATAAGAAGCTGAGGACCGAAGTGATCCAGCTGGAAGACACCCTGGCCCAGGTCCGCAAGGAATATGAGATGCTGAGGATAGAGTTTGAGCAGACCCTTGCTGCCAACGAACAAGCAG GCCCCATAAACCGGGAGATGCGCCATCTCATCAGTAGCCTCCAGAATCACAATCACCAGCTGAAAGGGGAGGTCCTCAGGTATAAGCGGAAGCTGAGAGAAGCCCAGTCTGACCTGAATAAG ACACGCCTGCGCAGCGGCAGTGCCCTCCTGCAGTCTCAGTCTAGCACTGAGGACCCCAAGGACGAGCCTGCAGAGGTCAAACCAGATCCCGAGGACTCCTCTGCCCAGGCCTCTGCAGCGAAGGCACCCCAGGAGGAAGTCAATGAAATGAAGTCCAAACGGGACGAGGAGGAGCGGGAacgagaaaggagggagaaagaaagggagcgagagagagagcgggagaaggaaaaggagagagagcgagagaagcAGAAACTAAAAGagtcagaaaaagagagagattctgctaaggaaaaagagaaagggaaacatgaTGATGTaaggaaaaaggaagcagaaatcaTCAAACAACTGAAGATTGAACTCAA GAAGGCGCAGGAGAGCCAGAAGGAGATGAAGCTGTTGCTGGACATGTACCGCTCTGCCCCGAAGGAGCAGAGGGACAAAGTTCAGCTGATGGCCGCCGAGAAGAAGTCCAAGGCAGAG TTGGAAGACCTAAGGCAAAGACTGAAGGATCTAGAGgataaggagaaaaaggagaacaaGAAAATGGCTGATGAGGATGCCTTGAGGAAGATCCGGGCTGTGGAGGAGCAGATCGAGTACCTGCAGAAGAAGCTGGCCATGGCCAAGCAG gAGGAGGAAGCTCTCCTCTCTGAGATGGATGTCACGGGCCAGGCCTTTGAAGACATGCAGGAGCAAAATATCCGTTTGATGCAGCAGTTGCGAGAGAAGGACGATGCGAATTTCAAGCTCATGTCGGAACGCATCAAGTCCAATCAGATCCATAAGTTactgaaagaagagaaggaggagctgGCTGACCAGGTTTTGACTCTGAAGACTCAG GTTGATGCCCAGTTACAGGTAGTAAGGAAATTGGAAGAGAAGGAACATCTGTTACAAAGCAACATCGGCACGGGGGAGAAGGAGCTGGGTCTGAGGACCCAAGCCTTGGAGATGAATAAACGCAAG GCGATGGAGGCGGCGCAGCTTGCAGATGACCTCAAAGCACAACTGGAGTTGGCGCAGAAGAAGTTACACGATTTTCAGGATGAGATTGTGGAGAACAGTGTCACCAAAGAGAAGGACATGTTTAATTTTAAACGAGCCCAG GAGGACATCTCTAGACTCCGACGGAAGCTGGAG